In Procambarus clarkii isolate CNS0578487 chromosome 82, FALCON_Pclarkii_2.0, whole genome shotgun sequence, one genomic interval encodes:
- the LOC123764206 gene encoding mucin-13-like, with protein MTITLTAHATSGSTTTITLTAHAPSGSTTTITLTAHAPSGSTTTITLTAHAPSGSTTTITLTAHAPSGSTTTITLTAHAPSGSTTTITLTAHAPSGSTTTITLTAHAPSGSATTITLTAHAPSGSTTTITLTAHAPSGSATTITLTAHAPSGSTTTITLTAHAPSGSTTTITLTAHAPSGSTTTITLTAHAPSGSATTITLTAHAPSGSATTITLTAHAPSGSATTITPHHKESHLYNI; from the coding sequence ATGACAATCACCCTCACTGCTCACGCCACTAGCGGCTCCACCACGACAATCACCCTCACTGCTCACGCCCCTAGCGGCTCCACCACGACAATCACCCTCACTGCTCACGCCCCTAGCGGCTCCACCACGACAATCACCCTCACTGCTCACGCCCCTAGCGGCTCCACCACGACAATCACCCTCACTGCTCACGCCCCTAGCGGCTCCACCACGACAATCACCCTCACTGCTCACGCCCCTAGCGGCTCCACCACGACAATCACCCTCACTGCTCACGCCCCTAGCggctccaccaccacaatcaccctcACTGCTCACGCCCCTAGCGGCTCAGCCACCACAATCACCCTCACTGCTCACGCCCCTAGCGGCTCCACCACGACAATCACCCTCACTGCTCACGCCCCTAGCGGCTCAGCCACCACAATCACCCTCACTGCTCACGCCCCTAGCGGCTCCACCACGACAATCACCCTCACTGCTCACGCCCCTAGCGGCTCCACCACGACAATCACCCTCACTGCTCACGCCCCTAGCggctccaccaccacaatcaccctcACTGCTCACGCCCCTAGCGGCTCAGCCACCACAATCACCCTCACTGCTCACGCCCCTAGCGGCTCAGCCACCACAATCACCCTCACTGCTCACGCCCCTAGCGGCTCAGCCACCACAATCACCCCTCACCACAAGGAGTCTCATCTCTACAATATATAA